In one Arthrobacter jinronghuae genomic region, the following are encoded:
- a CDS encoding glycosyltransferase family 2 protein, which produces MVLDSASVGIVVRTRNRPLFLARALENIFCQNFSDFTVVVVNDGGDPADVEQVVSAVPDEYRERITVLHRPESRGMEAASNAGIRACSSTYIAIHDDDDLWHPDFLKRTVDCLEDTAAAGVMVRTNIRYEQMADGDIREIDSVPFWPDMKQISLGSMLRINQAVPISFLYRRSLHDELGYYDESLEVVGDWEFHLRVLSRHTLEFLDGETLAFWCQRPDASGDSANSVNNKADAHRRFDARVRDAYLREDISRHGMGSLLHLTKLLARQEELLDENRRRMEEMEHRLNESLLRLEDTVVRRTSLSSSVGRMRSAAGQIRSLIGRAGK; this is translated from the coding sequence GTGGTTTTAGATTCTGCCTCCGTCGGGATTGTTGTCAGGACGCGGAACAGACCGCTGTTTCTAGCCCGGGCCCTGGAGAATATCTTCTGTCAGAATTTCAGTGATTTCACTGTGGTCGTCGTTAACGACGGCGGCGACCCGGCCGACGTCGAGCAAGTAGTTTCTGCCGTCCCGGATGAGTACCGGGAACGTATTACCGTGCTTCATCGGCCTGAAAGCCGAGGCATGGAAGCTGCCTCCAACGCGGGCATCCGGGCATGCTCAAGCACCTACATTGCCATTCATGATGATGACGATCTGTGGCATCCCGATTTCCTCAAGCGGACCGTGGATTGCCTGGAAGACACTGCTGCCGCAGGTGTCATGGTCCGGACAAACATCCGCTATGAACAGATGGCTGACGGAGATATCCGCGAAATCGACTCGGTTCCCTTCTGGCCTGACATGAAGCAGATTTCCCTCGGCTCCATGCTGCGGATCAACCAAGCCGTGCCCATTTCCTTTCTTTACCGGCGGTCCCTGCACGACGAGCTCGGGTATTACGACGAGAGCCTCGAAGTGGTGGGCGACTGGGAATTCCATCTCCGGGTCCTGTCCCGGCACACCCTGGAATTCCTCGACGGCGAAACGCTGGCGTTCTGGTGCCAGCGTCCGGATGCATCCGGCGACAGTGCAAACAGCGTAAACAACAAGGCCGACGCGCATCGCCGTTTTGATGCCCGGGTCCGTGACGCCTACCTCCGCGAGGATATCTCCCGGCACGGTATGGGAAGCCTGCTGCACCTGACCAAGCTGCTGGCCCGGCAGGAAGAACTCCTGGATGAAAACCGCCGGCGGATGGAGGAGATGGAACATAGATTGAATGAGTCCCTCCTCCGGCTGGAAGATACGGTGGTGCGGCGGACCAGTCTCAGCAGCTCGGTCGGCCGGATGCGTTCGGCGGCCGGGCAGATCCGTTCCCTGATCGGCAGGGCGGGGAAGTGA
- a CDS encoding polysaccharide pyruvyl transferase family protein — protein sequence MTRVAVLADVGQHVYHVGDEAMGLAAADELAGRGFDVVLLSRDPEQTQDGYGHPAVSTLEFPWSPAEREDYLRRIQEHLAGSSSLPESDPALALREQLASVDAVLIAGGGNLNSRYGWLLYERAAVAAIARSLGKPVVVSGQTLGPVLTARDAQTLAEMLQGAQLVGVRESTSARIALELGVEAAHGLDDASFLADPALPDDGGPAVPQDAVRPVPRYEAPAGGYVAVTFAPGGDDDFRRGLAAALDQLHAKTQLPAVFIPHMGVPGNIDADAGMHAEIAALMATPAVLVPVVAAREAARLTRGASLVVTTRYHPAVFALSAGVAPVALSVEAYSDARLRGALENWGMADFVLSLPALQQGLLEEALLEAWERRAETAKHLKAVLDSRTRDAGIWWDRVAAVLQADTAAAPDVAGLPGTPSLSPSARLEGRGEWVAAETALRRQFYPQSLLAARLTAEDERVQSFTAPIDRALEQEQAAHQRLAGSRTVQTALGLHSSLSKFRRGRA from the coding sequence GTGACGCGGGTTGCCGTGCTGGCCGACGTCGGACAGCACGTTTACCACGTGGGAGACGAAGCCATGGGGCTCGCGGCTGCCGACGAGCTGGCCGGGCGCGGGTTCGACGTCGTCCTGCTTTCCCGGGACCCCGAACAGACGCAGGACGGCTACGGGCATCCCGCCGTATCGACTCTCGAGTTTCCCTGGAGTCCTGCTGAGCGCGAGGACTACCTGCGCCGCATCCAGGAGCATCTTGCCGGGTCGTCATCATTGCCGGAGTCGGATCCTGCCCTGGCGCTGAGGGAACAGCTGGCGTCAGTGGATGCCGTGCTGATTGCCGGCGGGGGGAACCTGAACTCGCGCTACGGGTGGCTCTTGTATGAGCGTGCCGCGGTGGCAGCCATTGCCCGTAGCCTCGGCAAACCCGTAGTGGTGTCCGGCCAGACACTCGGCCCGGTTTTGACAGCCCGGGACGCCCAGACACTGGCCGAAATGCTTCAAGGCGCCCAACTGGTCGGAGTCCGGGAATCCACTTCTGCCCGGATTGCCCTGGAACTGGGTGTGGAGGCAGCACACGGGTTGGATGATGCCTCGTTCCTCGCTGACCCGGCGCTGCCCGATGACGGCGGCCCCGCTGTGCCGCAGGACGCCGTTCGGCCCGTACCGCGCTATGAAGCTCCGGCGGGGGGCTACGTGGCAGTTACGTTTGCCCCGGGAGGGGATGACGACTTCCGGCGTGGGCTTGCGGCAGCACTGGATCAGCTGCACGCCAAAACGCAGCTGCCCGCTGTGTTCATTCCGCACATGGGTGTCCCCGGAAACATCGACGCCGACGCCGGCATGCATGCGGAAATCGCGGCACTGATGGCCACGCCTGCCGTCCTGGTGCCGGTCGTGGCCGCCCGTGAGGCTGCCCGGCTCACACGGGGTGCGTCCCTTGTGGTGACCACCCGCTACCACCCGGCGGTGTTTGCGCTTTCGGCCGGTGTTGCCCCCGTGGCGTTGTCCGTGGAGGCCTACTCCGATGCCCGCCTGCGGGGCGCCCTGGAGAACTGGGGAATGGCTGATTTTGTGCTGTCGCTTCCCGCACTGCAGCAGGGCCTCCTGGAAGAGGCGCTGCTGGAAGCATGGGAACGGCGTGCCGAAACAGCGAAGCACCTGAAGGCAGTGCTGGATTCCCGTACCCGCGATGCAGGCATCTGGTGGGATCGGGTGGCTGCCGTGCTGCAGGCCGATACTGCCGCGGCGCCGGACGTTGCTGGGTTGCCGGGGACACCAAGCCTGTCGCCGAGTGCCCGGCTGGAAGGCCGCGGGGAGTGGGTGGCGGCAGAGACTGCGCTGCGCCGGCAGTTCTACCCGCAGTCCCTCCTGGCAGCACGGCTGACCGCGGAGGACGAACGGGTGCAGTCCTTTACCGCTCCTATCGACCGTGCCCTGGAGCAGGAGCAGGCGGCCCACCAGCGGTTGGCGGGCAGCAGGACCGTGCAGACCGCTTTGGGGTTGCACAGTTCCTTGTCGAAGTTCCGCCGCGGCCGCGCCTAA
- a CDS encoding TetR/AcrR family transcriptional regulator, which yields MAVIAKSEQTRRLLIDTALRLFASQGYEKTTMRAVAQEANVSVGNAYYYFRSKDDLLHELYRSLQDEHRSLALPQIREGHNLGENLAVILSTGLTTMEPYHAFGTHFLRDAMSPNRREDGAVGRGKSIAMFRQAVSTARPQPPVAIRNDLPELLWLMHMGITFFWVYDRSPGQRRSHRLAANLAPLVAKLVILSRLPVVRNILEDIVRLLRGVRRDG from the coding sequence TTGGCCGTCATCGCCAAGAGCGAACAGACGCGCCGGCTCCTCATCGACACCGCGCTGCGCCTCTTCGCCTCACAGGGCTACGAAAAGACCACCATGCGCGCCGTCGCGCAGGAGGCAAACGTTTCGGTAGGCAACGCCTATTACTATTTCCGTTCCAAGGATGACCTCCTCCACGAGCTATACCGATCCCTCCAGGACGAACACCGCTCGCTTGCGCTGCCGCAGATCCGGGAGGGCCACAACCTGGGCGAGAACCTGGCGGTCATTCTGTCCACGGGCCTGACCACCATGGAGCCGTACCACGCCTTCGGCACGCATTTCCTGCGCGACGCCATGTCGCCGAACCGCAGGGAGGACGGCGCCGTCGGGCGGGGGAAATCCATCGCGATGTTCCGGCAGGCGGTATCCACCGCCCGGCCGCAGCCGCCCGTGGCCATCCGCAACGACCTGCCAGAACTGCTCTGGCTGATGCATATGGGGATCACCTTCTTCTGGGTGTATGACCGTTCCCCCGGCCAGCGCAGGTCCCACCGGCTGGCCGCGAATCTGGCCCCGCTGGTGGCCAAACTCGTGATCCTGTCCCGGCTCCCGGTGGTCCGGAACATCCTGGAAGACATAGTCCGCCTGCTCCGAGGGGTCCGCCGGGACGGTTAG
- a CDS encoding S8 family serine peptidase — MNNPNHRRAGKAALATVAGLALASSMWAPAAATEGTANEEPTIRGIETVTPDFKVSPDLKTKQGPVSVFVQFSGKGAYEQTQPVEVLEGLAEPLNKSGQVQEIRSGIETKAEEVAQAASSSILYTTTNSIPGVAINGDAEAIRALAARGDVVKITGIVPKTFDNKGGDIDVRAVDSWVQRSQTGEGVTIAVLDTGLDYTHSDFGGPGTQEAFETAQASPTIPAADSGLYDPEKFAGGWDLVGDAYNADPSDPATYSPIPVPDANPLDCGSHGTHVAGTAAGYGTNADGTTFSGDYSTLTGDQVNAMGIGPGTAPNAKLVSVRVFGCVGSSEVVGQALDYVLDPNDDGDFSDRAQVVNMSLGSAFPAYDDPENDIVNALTAQGILSVVSSGNSGDIYDIGGSPGSAETALTVANSVGSQTTLDAARILAPTAGTAKGQYTSSFDYASADEAALTGTVVMGPQGGNSDGCAALEPAGANAGKWVWLTWDEDAATRECGSAVRWNNAATAGYAGVVLDSTLNGFSAGIAGNAAIPGFQFTRESSEQLRPAAEAGTLQIQLAPELVGSVTGQSGALDTLNASSSRGVHGSNGVIKPDVAAPGTQIKSAQVGTGTGASIKSGTSMAAPNVAGIAALVVGATDYNPYEVKSIIMNTATHDVFAGEGVVHAPNRVGSGRVDALDALSTKVLAYDAENPRLTSMNFGVLEVGADPVEITRTITVENKGDSPKTYTPEYLPATDMPGVSISVSTAPVQVPANATVTVPVTLSIADPTALVKRIDPAAERTQGTGAIARQYIAEESGRIQLTSEGSPALRVPVYSAPKPTSDMQASSKISFAGATDLATSVTFTGRGLDQGEGSEAYVSMMTPLVLGEESPRRSDLDLDSLYGLDLRNVGASSNVPALTAAGSANLNAAVLNIGLSTWENWATISGNSTILVELDTNSDGVPNFVAITTRITGLDQSVFRIVPVTGVDADGELVFGTPLPGSYPVNGTVGDVDSNVFDTNVMTLPIPAGSLGLDLTKSQPIQYRISTSNAINVDESGQEVPVDTTAWIPFNLTQPAVWFQSASPAAFVYAEEDGATLTVNRQASTTDAKALFLHHHNAQGVKDQVTQVEVAPLRFPDVPGTMFESDINWMADQGLTTGYADGTYRPAGSINRDAMAAFLYRLAGSPNYDAPDVSPFTDVTPTTQFYKEISWMAESGISTGYPDGSFRPVSPVNRDAMAAFMNRFAGDKCGIDAAKGYQAPGTASFTDVPTNDQFHREISWMKASGVSTGYPDSSYHPGEKVSREAMAAFVHRLDTYTENNGGCR, encoded by the coding sequence ATGAACAATCCAAACCACCGGAGAGCAGGAAAGGCAGCGCTGGCAACAGTCGCCGGCCTTGCCCTCGCCTCCAGCATGTGGGCACCGGCTGCGGCCACTGAGGGGACCGCAAACGAGGAACCGACCATTCGGGGAATCGAAACGGTTACGCCTGATTTCAAGGTCTCACCGGATCTCAAAACCAAGCAGGGCCCGGTCTCGGTTTTCGTACAGTTCAGCGGCAAAGGCGCCTATGAACAGACCCAGCCCGTCGAAGTACTCGAAGGACTCGCTGAACCGCTGAACAAGTCCGGCCAGGTGCAGGAAATCCGCAGCGGCATCGAGACTAAGGCCGAAGAAGTTGCACAGGCCGCTTCCTCGTCCATTCTTTACACCACCACCAACAGCATCCCGGGTGTTGCCATCAACGGCGACGCTGAGGCAATCAGGGCGCTGGCAGCACGCGGCGACGTCGTTAAGATCACCGGCATCGTTCCCAAGACCTTTGACAACAAGGGCGGGGATATCGATGTCCGTGCCGTGGATTCCTGGGTGCAGCGTTCCCAGACCGGTGAGGGCGTCACCATTGCCGTCCTCGACACCGGCCTGGACTACACGCACTCAGACTTCGGCGGCCCGGGCACCCAAGAAGCGTTCGAGACGGCGCAGGCTTCGCCCACTATTCCGGCAGCAGACTCAGGCCTTTACGACCCGGAGAAGTTCGCGGGCGGCTGGGACCTCGTCGGTGACGCCTACAACGCAGATCCCTCGGACCCCGCCACGTACAGCCCCATCCCCGTCCCGGATGCCAACCCCCTGGACTGCGGGAGCCACGGCACCCACGTCGCGGGAACCGCCGCGGGTTACGGCACCAACGCTGACGGAACCACATTCAGCGGGGACTACTCCACGCTCACCGGCGATCAGGTGAACGCCATGGGCATCGGCCCGGGCACCGCGCCGAACGCAAAGCTCGTCAGCGTCCGCGTCTTCGGTTGCGTGGGCTCCTCCGAGGTTGTCGGCCAGGCCCTGGACTACGTCCTGGACCCGAACGACGACGGCGACTTCAGCGACCGCGCCCAGGTTGTGAACATGTCCCTGGGTTCCGCTTTCCCCGCCTATGACGATCCCGAAAACGACATTGTCAACGCACTCACGGCCCAGGGCATCCTCTCGGTCGTGTCGTCGGGCAACTCCGGCGACATCTACGACATCGGCGGCTCCCCCGGCAGTGCAGAGACTGCACTTACCGTGGCGAACAGTGTCGGGTCCCAGACCACCCTGGACGCTGCACGCATCCTGGCTCCGACTGCAGGAACCGCCAAGGGCCAGTACACCTCCAGCTTCGACTACGCCTCCGCCGACGAGGCTGCTCTTACGGGAACCGTGGTGATGGGGCCGCAGGGCGGCAACTCCGACGGTTGCGCCGCACTGGAACCCGCGGGCGCCAATGCGGGCAAATGGGTCTGGTTGACCTGGGATGAGGACGCGGCCACCCGCGAATGCGGTTCGGCCGTCCGCTGGAACAACGCCGCAACCGCAGGCTACGCCGGCGTCGTCCTTGACTCCACCCTGAATGGCTTCTCGGCCGGCATTGCCGGAAACGCTGCGATCCCCGGCTTCCAGTTCACCCGCGAATCCAGCGAGCAGCTGCGGCCGGCCGCCGAGGCCGGGACCCTGCAGATTCAGCTCGCTCCCGAGCTGGTGGGCAGCGTGACCGGACAGTCCGGCGCGCTGGACACCCTGAACGCCAGCTCCTCGCGCGGCGTCCACGGATCCAACGGCGTGATCAAGCCCGACGTCGCCGCCCCGGGAACGCAGATCAAGTCCGCCCAGGTTGGCACCGGCACCGGCGCCTCCATCAAGTCCGGCACCTCGATGGCTGCCCCGAACGTAGCGGGTATTGCCGCACTCGTTGTGGGCGCGACGGATTACAACCCGTACGAGGTCAAGTCGATCATCATGAACACGGCGACCCACGACGTATTCGCCGGGGAAGGCGTAGTTCATGCGCCGAACCGCGTTGGATCCGGACGCGTTGACGCCCTGGACGCCCTGAGCACAAAGGTCCTGGCCTACGATGCAGAGAACCCGCGTCTGACGTCCATGAACTTCGGCGTCCTGGAAGTCGGAGCGGATCCGGTTGAGATCACGCGCACCATCACGGTTGAGAACAAGGGCGATTCACCGAAGACGTACACGCCCGAGTACCTGCCCGCAACCGACATGCCCGGCGTCAGCATCAGCGTCAGCACTGCACCCGTGCAGGTTCCTGCCAACGCTACTGTCACCGTGCCGGTCACGCTCAGCATTGCGGATCCCACCGCACTGGTGAAGCGGATCGACCCGGCCGCCGAGCGGACCCAGGGTACCGGCGCCATCGCGCGGCAGTACATCGCCGAAGAATCGGGCCGCATCCAGCTGACGAGCGAAGGATCGCCGGCCCTGCGGGTGCCGGTCTACTCCGCACCCAAGCCGACGTCCGACATGCAGGCAAGCTCCAAGATCTCGTTTGCCGGCGCAACGGACCTGGCCACTTCCGTCACCTTCACCGGTCGCGGACTGGACCAGGGTGAAGGCAGCGAGGCTTATGTTTCGATGATGACGCCGCTGGTGCTGGGCGAGGAAAGCCCGCGTAGGAGCGATCTTGACCTTGATTCCCTCTACGGCCTTGACCTGCGCAACGTCGGTGCTTCGTCCAACGTTCCGGCACTGACTGCTGCAGGGAGCGCAAACCTGAACGCGGCTGTCCTGAACATCGGATTGAGCACCTGGGAAAACTGGGCCACGATCAGCGGCAACAGCACGATCCTGGTCGAGTTGGATACCAACTCCGACGGTGTACCCAACTTCGTGGCCATCACCACCCGGATCACGGGACTCGACCAGAGCGTCTTCCGCATTGTTCCGGTGACGGGCGTCGATGCCGACGGAGAGCTCGTTTTTGGTACCCCGCTCCCGGGCTCCTACCCGGTGAACGGTACCGTGGGCGACGTCGACAGCAACGTCTTCGACACCAACGTGATGACGCTGCCGATTCCGGCCGGTTCCCTTGGCCTGGATCTCACGAAGTCACAGCCGATCCAGTACCGCATCTCCACCTCCAACGCCATCAACGTGGATGAGTCCGGCCAGGAGGTTCCGGTTGACACCACCGCGTGGATTCCGTTCAACCTCACCCAGCCGGCCGTTTGGTTCCAGAGCGCCAGCCCTGCTGCCTTCGTCTACGCGGAGGAGGACGGAGCAACCCTCACGGTCAACCGTCAGGCCAGCACCACGGACGCCAAGGCACTGTTCCTGCACCACCACAACGCCCAGGGCGTCAAGGACCAGGTCACGCAGGTGGAAGTTGCTCCGCTTCGGTTCCCGGATGTTCCGGGCACCATGTTCGAATCGGACATCAACTGGATGGCTGACCAGGGACTGACCACCGGCTATGCAGACGGCACCTACCGTCCTGCCGGTTCCATCAACCGCGACGCAATGGCAGCGTTCCTGTACCGTCTCGCGGGTTCGCCGAACTACGACGCGCCGGACGTGTCCCCGTTCACGGACGTCACTCCGACCACCCAGTTCTACAAGGAAATCTCGTGGATGGCCGAATCCGGCATCAGCACCGGTTACCCGGACGGTAGCTTCCGCCCGGTATCACCGGTCAACCGTGACGCGATGGCTGCCTTCATGAACCGGTTCGCCGGGGACAAGTGCGGGATCGACGCTGCCAAGGGCTACCAGGCTCCCGGCACGGCATCCTTCACGGACGTTCCGACTAACGACCAGTTCCACCGGGAGATCTCCTGGATGAAGGCGTCCGGCGTGTCTACGGGTTACCCGGACAGCAGCTACCATCCGGGTGAAAAGGTTTCCCGTGAAGCCATGGCGGCTTTCGTTCACCGCCTGGACACCTACACGGAAAACAACGGTGGTTGCCGCTAA
- a CDS encoding queuosine precursor transporter, whose translation MDAQPRAAVKTAATYASRGSSQYDLILTLMCVVIVISNIGATKGVQFSLPGGWDIVTDGGFFLFPLAYILGDVVSEVYGFKAARRAIFTGFAMALLAVASFAVIIALPGFTDAYGLEKQAALEVALGPVWQIVLASLLGFLAGQLLNSMVLVRMKERFREKALAGRLMVSTGVGEFADTLIFCAIAAPVIGITDAGGFFNYVLFGFLYKTLIEYLFVPVTALVIRVIKKREPSYVPAELEPVAA comes from the coding sequence ATGGATGCACAGCCACGGGCAGCTGTGAAAACTGCTGCAACTTATGCCTCCCGCGGGAGCTCGCAGTACGACCTGATCCTCACCCTGATGTGCGTGGTCATCGTCATTTCGAATATCGGCGCCACCAAGGGCGTGCAGTTTTCCCTTCCCGGCGGCTGGGACATTGTCACCGACGGCGGGTTCTTCCTCTTTCCGCTCGCGTACATCCTCGGGGACGTGGTCAGCGAGGTTTACGGCTTCAAAGCAGCCCGTCGGGCCATCTTCACCGGCTTTGCAATGGCACTTCTCGCCGTCGCGAGTTTCGCAGTAATCATTGCCCTGCCTGGATTCACGGATGCCTACGGGCTGGAGAAGCAGGCTGCACTGGAAGTGGCACTCGGTCCGGTCTGGCAGATTGTGCTTGCGAGCCTGCTGGGGTTCCTGGCCGGCCAGCTGCTGAACTCAATGGTGCTGGTGCGAATGAAGGAGCGGTTCCGCGAGAAGGCGCTGGCCGGGCGGCTGATGGTCTCCACCGGTGTGGGGGAGTTTGCGGACACCCTGATCTTCTGCGCCATTGCGGCTCCGGTCATCGGGATTACCGACGCCGGCGGGTTCTTCAACTACGTCCTGTTCGGCTTCCTCTACAAGACGCTCATCGAGTACCTTTTTGTGCCGGTCACCGCGCTGGTCATCCGGGTCATCAAGAAGCGCGAACCCAGCTACGTGCCGGCTGAGCTGGAGCCTGTCGCGGCGTAG
- the tgt gene encoding tRNA guanosine(34) transglycosylase Tgt, whose amino-acid sequence MSSSAFSFTLGKRLRDTAPAAAERRVEANGGGFQGRTGTISTPHGEIATPAFIAVGTKATVKAVLPESVAELGAQAVLANAYHLYLQPGPDILDEAGGLGKFMNWSGPTFTDSGGFQVMSLGAGFKKVINMNADGTTHATGADDDVAPGKERLAHIDDDGVWFKSHLNGDKHRFSPEISMQVQHKIGADIMFAFDELTTLMNSRGYQEMSLERTRLWALRCLAEHQRLTEERADKPYQALFGVLQGAQYEDLRRKAARDLGAMDFDGFGLGGAFEKENLGTIVRWCTEELPENKPRHLLGISEPDDIFTAIENGADTFDCVSPTRVARNSAFYTPYGRKNLSNAKFKRDFGPLVDGCDCYTCTNYTRAYIQHLFKSNEMVSHTLISIHNERFTVKLVDDARLSIDDGTFFDFKAEVLGKYYSGR is encoded by the coding sequence GTGTCTTCCTCAGCCTTTTCCTTCACCCTCGGTAAGCGCCTGCGCGATACCGCCCCTGCAGCGGCCGAACGGCGAGTCGAGGCGAACGGCGGCGGCTTTCAGGGCCGCACCGGCACCATCTCCACGCCCCACGGCGAGATCGCCACTCCGGCATTCATCGCGGTAGGCACCAAGGCCACGGTCAAGGCCGTGCTGCCCGAGTCGGTCGCGGAGCTTGGCGCCCAGGCCGTGCTGGCGAATGCCTATCACCTGTACCTGCAGCCCGGCCCGGATATCCTCGACGAGGCCGGCGGTCTGGGGAAGTTCATGAACTGGTCCGGCCCCACCTTCACAGACTCCGGCGGCTTCCAGGTCATGAGCCTGGGTGCGGGGTTCAAGAAGGTCATCAACATGAATGCCGACGGGACGACGCATGCCACGGGAGCGGACGACGACGTCGCGCCCGGCAAGGAGCGCCTGGCGCATATTGACGACGACGGCGTCTGGTTCAAGTCCCATCTCAACGGGGACAAGCACCGCTTCAGCCCGGAAATTTCGATGCAGGTGCAGCACAAAATCGGCGCCGACATCATGTTTGCCTTTGATGAGCTGACCACGCTCATGAATTCGCGCGGGTATCAGGAAATGTCCTTGGAACGCACCCGCCTCTGGGCGCTGCGGTGCCTTGCCGAGCACCAGCGGCTCACCGAGGAACGCGCAGACAAGCCCTACCAGGCACTGTTCGGCGTGCTGCAGGGTGCGCAGTACGAAGACCTGCGGCGTAAGGCGGCCCGGGATCTCGGTGCCATGGACTTTGACGGCTTCGGCCTGGGCGGCGCGTTTGAAAAGGAAAACCTCGGCACCATTGTCCGGTGGTGCACGGAGGAGCTTCCGGAGAATAAGCCCCGGCACCTGTTGGGCATTTCAGAGCCGGATGACATTTTCACCGCCATCGAAAACGGTGCCGACACCTTCGACTGCGTTTCTCCGACCCGGGTGGCCAGGAATTCTGCGTTCTACACGCCGTACGGCCGCAAGAACCTGTCCAATGCCAAGTTCAAGCGGGACTTCGGGCCGTTGGTGGACGGCTGCGATTGCTATACCTGCACCAACTACACCCGTGCCTACATCCAGCACCTGTTCAAGTCCAACGAAATGGTCAGCCACACGCTGATTTCCATTCACAATGAACGCTTCACCGTGAAGCTCGTTGACGACGCCCGGCTGTCCATCGACGACGGTACGTTCTTCGACTTCAAGGCGGAGGTCCTGGGCAAGTACTACAGCGGTAGGTAG
- the thiD gene encoding bifunctional hydroxymethylpyrimidine kinase/phosphomethylpyrimidine kinase yields MSANTSTSAASAPAVTLTIAGSEATGGAGAQADLKTFQELGVYGITALTCIVSFDPNDSWNHRFVPVDPQVITDQLEAIMTAYDLDTVKIGMLGTPATIDVVAKALQSQDWKNLVLDPVLICKGQEPGAALDTDKALKAQILPLATFVTPNHFESMSLSGMDSIETVEDLQEAARRIHEASGAVVLAKGGVRLEGDDAVDVFYDGETMEVLRAPKVGEVAVSGAGCTLAAAITAELGKGATPLEAAKTAKAFVTEGIRNRVSSNAPFDALWQGNAGQGPAL; encoded by the coding sequence ATGTCTGCAAACACATCCACTTCTGCGGCCTCAGCCCCGGCCGTCACGCTGACCATCGCAGGTTCCGAAGCCACCGGCGGCGCCGGCGCCCAGGCCGATCTGAAGACCTTCCAGGAACTCGGCGTCTACGGCATCACCGCCCTGACCTGCATTGTGTCCTTCGATCCCAACGATTCGTGGAACCACCGGTTCGTCCCGGTGGACCCGCAGGTCATTACCGACCAGCTCGAAGCCATCATGACCGCCTATGACCTCGACACGGTCAAGATCGGCATGCTCGGCACCCCGGCAACCATCGACGTCGTCGCCAAGGCGCTGCAGTCCCAGGACTGGAAGAACCTCGTGCTGGACCCGGTGCTCATCTGCAAGGGCCAGGAGCCCGGCGCCGCGCTGGACACCGACAAGGCGCTCAAGGCCCAGATCCTCCCCCTAGCCACCTTCGTCACCCCCAACCACTTCGAGTCCATGTCACTGTCCGGCATGGATTCCATTGAGACCGTGGAAGACCTGCAGGAAGCAGCCCGCCGCATCCATGAAGCCAGCGGAGCCGTAGTGCTGGCCAAGGGCGGGGTCCGGCTGGAAGGCGACGACGCCGTCGACGTCTTCTACGACGGTGAGACCATGGAGGTCCTGCGGGCACCCAAGGTAGGCGAGGTGGCTGTCAGCGGTGCCGGTTGCACCCTCGCAGCGGCCATCACTGCCGAACTGGGCAAGGGGGCAACGCCTCTGGAAGCCGCCAAGACGGCAAAGGCCTTCGTCACCGAAGGTATCCGCAACCGCGTTTCCTCCAACGCACCGTTTGATGCACTGTGGCAGGGCAACGCCGGTCAGGGCCCGGCCCTCTAG